In Candidatus Electrothrix scaldis, the genomic window CTCTTTGGTCAAACCGCAGGACGTATTGTCCATTCTTTTGCTCATCAACGCCCCTGGTATTGGTATATTTTCCTTCTCCCGGCACTACTTTTTCCCTGGTCATTTTTTCCACCTGCCTGGAGCAGCATCAGGAAACGCCAACTCACTCCTCCCGACAAATTCTGTCTGAGTATCATCCTTCCCGGCTTTATCCTGCTCTCCATGATCAGCGGCAAGCAAGTGCATTACCTCCTCCCTCTTGCCCATCCGGTTCTTTTACTACTCAATAACGAAGACGCAAGGGGGAATACGTCGGCGTTCCCATTTCGTTTTCTCCTCCCGACTATGCTGTTCTTCTTTGCTTTGGCCTTGTTTATCCTTCCATTCCTTTCGCTCAAGGGCAATGACGGGCAAATGTTGCAATTCCTTCCTCCCTGGCTGGGCTTAGGGCCACTGATGATAGCTATCATTTTGCTCCGTACAAACAGGACCTCCGGTCAATCTGTCAGCAGGATATCCTCCCTCCTTGTAGCCCTCTTGATCTTTTTCCAGCTCGCTCTTTCTCCGCAACTGAACATACGTTATGGAGCCACAGACATCGTCAAAGAATTGCACAGGGCGCAAAACGATAAGAGGGAGATTGCGGTATGTCCCGCCAAGCTCGCAGATCAGTTCCAATTTGCCGGTCGGCTGGCCCGTTCTGTTGCTCCGTTGAAAAATCTTGAAGAAGCAGTCAGTTGGTCGATGCAGCATCCGAAAGGGCTTGTGCTTCTTTTTTCAAATAGGGAGATAGCATCGTTTTTTGCCCAACAAAACGCCCTCACTCCTCGTCCTTATAAAAATAAATGGTTGGTCATAGTGCCAGCAGATAGTTTAACGAACAGTTACATCAGGTGGACCCAACGATGAAGAAACTTCATAATCATACTGTTATTGCTCTATATATACTGATTATTGCAAGTATAATTATCGTCCTGGGCAATGCCGACCTCCTTCTTGCATACTCGGTCATCGACTTGGCGGATAACCAATGGCCGGGGCTTTCTCAACCGCCTTGGACAGTTTTATATACTGTTGCACCGATTCCCGGTCTTTTTCTCGCAGGCTGCTCTCTTGTCATTTTTACAGCCGGATTTCTCTTTTCTCCCTTGAAAAAATTTCGGCGCCAAGCCATGTTTGTCATCCTTTTGCTTGCATTAGGTCCAGGATTACTTATCAATGGAATTCTCAAGGAGCATCTTGGTCGCCCGAGACCGTAACTTCTCAATAAGTGCTGGTAAGCTTTGTTTATATCGCACTTATAGCTAGTTGCAAGACAGTTGAAATGTCCAGAAATCACTATTTCAAAAAGTCTTCAAAAGATTAATGTATTGAAATTACTTTGCTTGTAAATCTCGACCGCTTCCGAAGTAGCATTTTGGGAGCTTAAAAGGTCGTTTTTATCGTGCCTCTAATTAGCTGATTGCTCGTTTAAATATTGAGTTACCAGCAGTTATTGAGAAGTTACCCGAGACCAAATGAACTCGTTGACTTTGGAGGAGATTACCATTTCGTTCCCATAGGACAGTCAGGACCTGCCGGGGAAAATAGTTCATTTCCAAGTGGTCACGCTTCGATAGCCTTCTTTGTCATGGCTCCTTGGTTTATTTATCGCCAACGGAAACCATTCAGAGCCTATTTTTTTCTTTGGTCTGGCATAGCTTTTGGCTTGGCAGTTGGATTTGCAAGGATCATGCAGGGTGGGCACTTTCTCAGTGATGTTCTCTGGGCAGGGGGATTGGTCTATATAACCGGGGAAATTCTTGCTTGGGTTTTCTTGGTTTGAAATTGTGTATCACAAAGAACAGCCGAAGTAACATGCAGCTACGCGGATTACCTGCACCGCAGGTTGTATGCAGAGCTGGAGATAGAGCTGGCGGCGATTTTTCCGAAAGCCTGAGCAGGGCAGGGAGCTTGGAGTAAGGGAAAAAGGGGGGAAGCAGGCTATCTGTTTTGAACCCGTAGTCCGTGAACAGGTTGATGTAGCGTTCTTTAGTCGGCATTGTAAGTCGCCTTATGCCTCATCTTCATGGAGCTCTTCTGCGATTTTTTCAATCGTTTCCTCCGATAATCCCGTCAAGACGGCGAGCAGGCTGACCTCCAGCCCCTGTTGCAGGCCGTTGATGACTATTTCGCGCTTTTTTTCCTGTTTTCCCTTATCAAATGCCATATCCAGGGAGTTTTTCATGTCCCGATAATACTTGAGGCTTTTCTCGTAAGAGAGAACCTGATCTGGGGTGAAACGGGCAATTTCTGCTGTAGTGAAGAGCTGCTCAAAGACCTCTTCCCGCAAGCTGTCCGGTAACCGTTCAAGCCGATTCAGGTTCCTGATAACATAAAGCCATTTATCGAATCGGGTCTCCAGCTCCTCCACACTTTTGGTGAACTTGGGCATCTCCAGGTAGATGAAGGTCAGTTTATCATAAAACACCTTGTTGGTGTCAATGTCCGACAGCTTGACATCGTAACGGTATTTCTCCGGTTGCCCCTTGTCCTCATTAAAAACAAAATCCAGGATTGCCACGGTATAGACGGCCTTGAGCTCGAAATTCCAGTCGCCCCGTTCCGCCTGTTCGCGGATAGGAAAGGTGGAGTAGTAGAGAGCGCGGTCTTTGAAAAAATTTTGTTTGCTCTTTTGGAGCTCAACAATGAATTTTTCTCCGCGTTCGTTCTCGCAGTAGAGATCAAAAATTGCCTTATGGTCGATATCGGTGTCGCCCAGTTGCTCCGTCTTGAGGTAGGTCAGATCCCGGATCTCTCCCTGTTCCTCTCTGAGCAGCTCGTTGAGAAAATCCAGCAGCAGGTTTTTGTTCGGTTCTTCGCCGAAGATCTTTTTGAACCCGTAATCTGTGAACAGGTTGATGTAGCGTTCTTTTGTGAGCATGATTTATGCCTTCGTCAGGCTGGTGAGGATCAATTTTACCTTTTGCGATTTCTGGTTGTTCTTGATGTGCTCACTATATTCTTCCTTCACCGGAAGGACAAGCGTTGTGGTAGAGCTGGAAAGATTGGAGTTTTTTTGGGGATGGGGTACAGGAGGTAGAGTCACGTAGGTTTTCTTGAGTGAAACGAAAG contains:
- a CDS encoding glycosyltransferase family 39 protein, producing MHRNAVKSTLSTDFLWVLLWLGVLLSALISRPPFPIDETRYLSVAWEMWHNQQFLVPHINGIPYSHKPPLLFWLIHAGWALFGVNAWSARLTAPFFGLFSILLTVRLAKVLWPDQPKWHRNIPYLMLGTCFWALYATLTMFDMLIGFFALLAWLGLWKGKEGKQLLCWLSYGGATALGLLAKGPIILLYILPPALLAPWWMEEKDNFSWFRWYGGLLGATGVGIILALAWAIPAAQAGGKEYGQAILFGQTAGRIVHSFAHQRPWYWYIFLLPALLFPWSFFPPAWSSIRKRQLTPPDKFCLSIILPGFILLSMISGKQVHYLLPLAHPVLLLLNNEDARGNTSAFPFRFLLPTMLFFFALALFILPFLSLKGNDGQMLQFLPPWLGLGPLMIAIILLRTNRTSGQSVSRISSLLVALLIFFQLALSPQLNIRYGATDIVKELHRAQNDKREIAVCPAKLADQFQFAGRLARSVAPLKNLEEAVSWSMQHPKGLVLLFSNREIASFFAQQNALTPRPYKNKWLVIVPADSLTNSYIRWTQR
- a CDS encoding Rpn family recombination-promoting nuclease/putative transposase, coding for MLTKERYINLFTDYGFKKIFGEEPNKNLLLDFLNELLREEQGEIRDLTYLKTEQLGDTDIDHKAIFDLYCENERGEKFIVELQKSKQNFFKDRALYYSTFPIREQAERGDWNFELKAVYTVAILDFVFNEDKGQPEKYRYDVKLSDIDTNKVFYDKLTFIYLEMPKFTKSVEELETRFDKWLYVIRNLNRLERLPDSLREEVFEQLFTTAEIARFTPDQVLSYEKSLKYYRDMKNSLDMAFDKGKQEKKREIVINGLQQGLEVSLLAVLTGLSEETIEKIAEELHEDEA